A genomic window from Serratia liquefaciens includes:
- the asnB gene encoding asparagine synthase B, with the protein MCSIFGVLDLKSDPVELRKKALELSRLMRHRGPDWSGVYASDKAILVHERLSIVDVNNGAQPLYNAAHTHVLAVNGEIYNHQALRQQFSDRYEFQTGSDCEVILALYQEKGPDFLDELQGMFAFALYDSEKDAYLIGRDHLGIIPLYMGHDEFGNLYVASEMKALVPVCRTIKEFPAGSYLWSQDGEIREYYQRDWFEYDNVKDNVTDANALRNALEDSVKSHLMSDVPYGVLLSGGLDSSVISAITKKYAARRVEDQERSEAWWPQLHSFAVGLEGSPDLRAAQEVANHLGTVHHEIHFTVQEGLDAIRDVIYHIETYDVTTIRASTPMYLMSRKIKAMGIKMVLSGEGADEVFGGYLYFHKAPDAREFHDETVRKLLALHMFDCARANKAMSAWGVEARVPFLDKKFLDVAMRINPKDKMCGNGKMEKHILRECFESYLPASVAWRQKEQFSDGVGYSWIDTLKEVAAKQISDQQLETARFRFPYNTPSSKEGYLYREIFEELFPLPSAAECVPGGPSVACSSAKAIEWDESFKKMDDPSGRAVGVHQSAYK; encoded by the coding sequence ATGTGTTCTATTTTCGGTGTGCTCGATCTGAAGTCCGATCCCGTTGAACTGCGTAAAAAAGCGCTGGAGCTGTCCCGTCTGATGCGCCACCGCGGCCCGGATTGGTCCGGTGTTTACGCCAGCGATAAAGCCATTCTGGTGCATGAGCGCCTGTCGATTGTCGACGTCAACAATGGCGCCCAACCGCTGTACAACGCTGCGCACACCCACGTTCTGGCCGTTAACGGCGAGATCTACAACCACCAGGCGCTGCGCCAGCAATTTAGCGATCGCTACGAATTCCAGACCGGCTCCGACTGTGAAGTGATCCTGGCGCTGTACCAGGAGAAAGGCCCTGACTTCCTCGACGAGCTGCAAGGCATGTTCGCCTTCGCACTGTACGATTCCGAGAAAGACGCTTACCTGATTGGCCGCGACCATCTGGGCATTATCCCGCTTTACATGGGTCACGATGAATTCGGCAACCTGTATGTTGCCTCTGAAATGAAAGCGCTGGTGCCGGTTTGCCGCACCATTAAAGAATTCCCGGCGGGCAGCTACCTGTGGAGCCAGGACGGCGAGATCCGTGAATATTATCAACGTGACTGGTTCGAATACGACAACGTTAAAGACAATGTGACCGACGCCAATGCCCTGCGCAACGCGCTGGAAGACTCGGTGAAAAGCCACCTGATGTCCGACGTACCTTACGGCGTACTGCTGTCCGGCGGTCTGGATTCTTCCGTGATCTCCGCCATTACCAAAAAGTACGCGGCACGCCGTGTAGAAGATCAAGAACGCAGCGAAGCCTGGTGGCCGCAGTTGCACTCCTTCGCCGTGGGTCTGGAAGGTTCTCCGGATCTGCGCGCCGCGCAGGAAGTGGCAAACCACCTGGGCACCGTGCACCATGAAATCCACTTCACCGTACAGGAAGGTCTGGACGCCATCCGCGACGTGATTTATCACATCGAAACCTATGACGTTACCACCATTCGCGCTTCCACCCCGATGTACCTGATGTCACGCAAAATCAAAGCGATGGGCATCAAGATGGTGCTGTCTGGCGAGGGGGCTGACGAAGTGTTCGGTGGCTACCTGTACTTCCATAAAGCACCGGATGCCCGTGAGTTCCACGATGAAACCGTGCGTAAACTGCTAGCGCTGCATATGTTTGACTGCGCGCGCGCCAACAAGGCGATGTCCGCCTGGGGTGTGGAAGCCCGCGTGCCCTTCCTGGACAAAAAATTCCTCGACGTGGCAATGCGCATCAACCCTAAGGACAAAATGTGCGGCAATGGCAAAATGGAAAAACATATCCTGCGTGAATGTTTTGAATCCTATCTGCCGGCCAGCGTGGCCTGGCGCCAGAAAGAGCAGTTCTCCGACGGCGTGGGTTACAGCTGGATTGACACGCTGAAAGAAGTGGCTGCCAAGCAGATCAGCGATCAACAGCTCGAAACCGCACGTTTCCGTTTCCCGTACAACACGCCGAGCTCCAAAGAAGGCTACCTGTATCGCGAAATTTTCGAAGAGCTGTTCCCACTGCCGAGCGCGGCCGAATGCGTGCCTGGCGGCCCGTCAGTGGCCTGCTCGTCAGCCAAAGCCATCGAATGGGACGAGTCCTTCAAGAAAATGGACGATCCTTCTGGTCGTGCAGTCGGCGTTCACCAGTCCGCCTACAAATAA
- a CDS encoding carbohydrate-binding protein — MSSDNIINAQAADDAAAMPDMSNKKIMMGFWHNWAAGASDGYQQGQFANMNLTDIPAEYNVVAVAFMKGVGIPTFKPYNLSDTEFRRQVGVLNSQGRAVLISLGGADAHIELKTGDEDKLTNEIIRLVETYGFDGLDIDLEQAAIGAANNKTVLPAALKKVKAHYAAEGKNFIVSMAPEFPYLRTNGTYLDYITALEGFYDFIAPQYYNQGGDGIWVDEANGGKGAWITQNNDAMKEDFLYYLTESLVTGTRGYTKIPASKFVIGLPTNNDAAATGYVVDKQAVYNAFARLDAKNLSIKGLMTWSVNWDNGKSKAGVAYNWEFKTRYAALIQGGVTPPPGKPEAPTALNASAITATSLTLNWAAASSVKPISHYTVYRNGSAIGQTGSLSLQDSGLTAATQYSYFVTATDNQGNTSLPSSALAVKTSDGGTPPDPGVAEWQNNHSYKAGDLVTYKGKKYTCLQAHTSNAGWTPDAAFTLWQLTA; from the coding sequence ATGAGCTCCGATAATATTATCAATGCACAAGCTGCAGATGACGCAGCCGCCATGCCGGATATGTCGAATAAAAAAATCATGATGGGTTTTTGGCACAACTGGGCCGCCGGCGCCAGTGACGGTTATCAGCAGGGTCAATTCGCCAATATGAACCTGACCGATATCCCGGCCGAATATAACGTGGTGGCCGTAGCCTTTATGAAGGGCGTGGGTATCCCCACCTTCAAGCCTTACAACCTGTCCGATACCGAGTTCCGCCGCCAGGTCGGGGTACTGAACAGCCAGGGCCGCGCGGTACTGATTTCCCTCGGCGGCGCCGACGCACATATCGAATTGAAAACCGGCGATGAAGACAAGCTGACCAATGAAATTATCCGTCTGGTGGAAACCTACGGTTTTGACGGTCTGGATATCGATCTGGAACAGGCGGCCATTGGTGCAGCCAATAATAAAACCGTTTTGCCTGCCGCACTGAAAAAAGTAAAAGCGCATTATGCCGCCGAAGGTAAAAACTTTATTGTCAGCATGGCTCCAGAATTCCCTTATTTGCGGACTAACGGGACTTACCTGGATTATATTACCGCGCTCGAAGGGTTTTATGATTTTATTGCACCGCAATATTATAACCAGGGCGGTGACGGTATCTGGGTTGACGAAGCCAATGGCGGCAAAGGCGCCTGGATCACCCAGAATAACGACGCGATGAAAGAAGATTTTCTGTATTACCTGACCGAAAGCCTGGTCACCGGCACCCGCGGCTACACCAAAATCCCGGCATCCAAATTTGTGATCGGTTTACCCACCAATAATGACGCCGCCGCCACCGGTTATGTGGTCGACAAGCAGGCGGTCTATAACGCTTTCGCGCGCCTTGACGCCAAAAATTTGTCGATTAAGGGCCTGATGACCTGGTCGGTGAACTGGGATAATGGCAAGAGCAAGGCCGGCGTGGCCTATAACTGGGAATTCAAAACTCGTTATGCCGCGCTGATCCAGGGCGGGGTCACCCCGCCGCCGGGAAAGCCTGAAGCGCCTACCGCGCTGAACGCCAGCGCGATTACCGCAACGTCATTGACGTTGAACTGGGCTGCGGCAAGCAGCGTCAAACCGATTAGCCACTATACGGTTTACCGTAACGGCAGCGCCATTGGCCAAACCGGCAGCCTGTCGCTGCAGGACAGCGGCCTGACGGCGGCCACTCAGTACAGCTATTTTGTCACCGCCACCGACAACCAAGGCAATACTTCGCTGCCGAGCAGTGCGCTGGCAGTTAAAACCTCGGACGGCGGTACGCCTCCCGATCCGGGCGTGGCCGAGTGGCAGAACAATCACAGCTACAAGGCCGGTGATTTAGTGACGTATAAAGGCAAGAAATACACCTGCCTGCAGGCACACACTTCCAATGCGGGATGGACGCCGGATGCGGCCTTCACCCTGTGGCAGCTGACCGCCTGA
- a CDS encoding HAD-IIA family hydrolase, protein MTIKNVICDIDGVLLHDNTPVPGADLFLARIQEQGMPLVVLTNYPSQTAQDLANRFSAAGLEVPESAFYTSAMATADFLRRQEGKKAYVVGEGALIHELYKAGFTITDINPDFVIVGETRSYNWDMMHKAAYFVNNGARFIATNPDTHGHGFVPACGALCAPIEKITGRKPFYVGKPSPWIIRAALNKMQAHSEETVIVGDNLRTDILAGFQAGLETVLVLSGVSTLNDVETMPFRPSYIFPSVADINIF, encoded by the coding sequence ATGACAATCAAAAACGTTATATGTGATATCGACGGCGTGCTGCTGCATGACAACACGCCGGTTCCCGGCGCCGATCTTTTCCTGGCGCGCATTCAGGAACAGGGCATGCCGCTGGTGGTGCTGACCAACTACCCGTCGCAGACCGCACAGGATCTGGCGAACCGCTTCTCCGCCGCCGGGCTTGAAGTCCCGGAAAGCGCGTTTTATACCTCCGCCATGGCCACCGCCGATTTCCTGCGCCGTCAGGAAGGCAAAAAGGCCTACGTGGTGGGTGAAGGCGCGCTGATCCACGAATTGTATAAAGCCGGTTTCACCATTACCGACATCAACCCGGACTTCGTGATTGTCGGGGAAACCCGCTCCTACAACTGGGACATGATGCATAAGGCCGCCTACTTCGTGAATAACGGCGCGCGCTTTATCGCGACCAACCCGGATACTCACGGCCATGGCTTTGTGCCGGCCTGCGGCGCACTGTGCGCCCCGATCGAGAAAATCACCGGCCGCAAGCCATTTTACGTGGGCAAACCCAGCCCATGGATCATCCGCGCCGCGCTCAACAAAATGCAGGCGCATTCGGAAGAAACGGTGATCGTCGGCGACAACCTGCGCACCGATATCCTGGCGGGCTTCCAGGCCGGTCTGGAAACCGTGCTGGTGTTGTCCGGCGTCTCGACGTTGAACGATGTCGAAACCATGCCGTTCCGCCCGAGCTACATCTTCCCTTCCGTTGCCGATATCAATATTTTCTAA
- the nagC gene encoding DNA-binding transcriptional regulator NagC gives MSTGGQAQIGNVDLVKQLNGAAVYRLIDQQGPISRIQIAELSQLAPASVTKITRQLLERGLIKEVDQQASTGGRRAISIVSETRHFHTVAVRLGRHDATITLYDMSGKSLGEEHYPLPERTQETLENALFTAIAQFIEDYQRKLRELIAIAVILPGLVDPALGVVRYMPHISVSNWPLVDNLQQRFNVTSFVGHDIRSLALAEHYFGATRDCEDSILVRLHRGTGAGIIVNGQIFLGNNGNVGEIGHIQIDPLGERCHCGNFGCLETVAANAAIEHRVRQLLTQGYPSKLTLDDCSISAICKAANRGDLLASEVIEHVGRYLGKAVAIAINLFNPQKVVIAGEITEAEKVLLPAIQSCINTQVLKDFRKNLPVVTSELNHRSAIGAFALAKRAMLNGVLLQRLLES, from the coding sequence ATGAGTACTGGCGGACAGGCACAGATAGGGAACGTTGACTTAGTCAAACAACTCAACGGCGCGGCGGTTTACCGCCTGATCGACCAACAGGGTCCGATCTCGCGCATTCAAATAGCCGAACTGAGCCAGCTAGCGCCCGCCAGCGTCACTAAAATTACTCGCCAGCTGTTAGAGCGCGGGCTGATCAAAGAAGTCGATCAGCAAGCCTCTACCGGCGGCCGCCGCGCCATTTCCATTGTCTCCGAAACCCGGCATTTCCACACCGTGGCCGTACGCCTTGGCCGTCACGATGCCACCATCACCCTGTACGACATGAGCGGAAAATCGCTCGGTGAAGAGCACTATCCGCTGCCGGAAAGGACCCAGGAAACACTGGAAAATGCGCTGTTCACCGCCATTGCGCAGTTTATCGAAGACTACCAACGCAAGCTGCGCGAACTGATCGCCATCGCGGTGATCCTGCCCGGTCTGGTTGACCCGGCGCTCGGTGTGGTGCGCTACATGCCGCACATCAGCGTCAGCAACTGGCCGCTGGTAGACAACCTGCAGCAACGCTTTAACGTCACCAGCTTTGTTGGCCATGACATCCGCAGCCTGGCTTTGGCCGAACACTATTTTGGCGCCACCCGCGACTGTGAAGATTCCATTCTGGTACGTCTGCACCGCGGCACCGGTGCCGGCATTATCGTCAACGGCCAGATTTTCCTGGGCAATAACGGCAACGTCGGCGAAATCGGCCATATTCAGATCGACCCGCTGGGCGAACGCTGCCACTGCGGCAACTTCGGCTGTCTGGAAACCGTTGCCGCCAATGCCGCGATTGAACACCGCGTGCGCCAGTTACTGACTCAGGGCTACCCCAGCAAGCTGACACTCGACGACTGCAGCATCTCCGCCATCTGCAAGGCCGCCAACCGCGGTGACCTGCTGGCCAGCGAAGTGATCGAGCACGTCGGCCGCTACCTCGGCAAAGCCGTAGCCATTGCCATTAACCTGTTTAATCCGCAGAAAGTGGTGATCGCCGGTGAAATTACCGAGGCGGAAAAAGTGCTGCTGCCGGCGATCCAAAGCTGCATCAATACTCAGGTGCTGAAGGACTTCCGCAAGAACCTGCCGGTGGTCACCTCCGAACTCAATCATCGCTCGGCGATCGGGGCTTTCGCCCTGGCCAAGCGGGCAATGCTCAACGGCGTACTATTGCAGCGATTGCTGGAAAGCTGA
- the nagA gene encoding N-acetylglucosamine-6-phosphate deacetylase, protein MFALTHGRIFTGHDVLDDHAVVIADGLIERVCPLAELPAGIETRDLGGAILAPGLIDVQLNGCGGVQFNDSLDAISEETLEIMQRANEKSGCTSYLPTLITSSDEFMKHSIEVMRAYLKKHQNQALGLHLEGPYLSPLKKGTHNPAFIRKPTQEMIDYLCANADVITKVTLAPEMVEPHFIKQLTDAGIVVSAGHSNATYEQARTGFAAGITFATHLYNAMPYITGREPGLMGAIFDTPEVYTGIIADGHHVAWASIRNAKRMKGDKLVLVTDATAPAGADIDQFIFAGKTIYYRDGLCVDENGTLSGSALTMIDALKNSVEHVGIALDEALRMATLYPARAIGVDDRLGTIEAGKVANLTAFTRDFSITKTLVNGNEV, encoded by the coding sequence ATGTTCGCTTTAACCCACGGCCGTATTTTTACCGGCCACGACGTACTTGACGACCATGCAGTGGTAATCGCTGATGGGCTGATTGAACGAGTTTGCCCGCTGGCTGAACTGCCGGCCGGCATTGAAACGCGCGATCTGGGTGGCGCTATCCTGGCCCCCGGTTTGATCGACGTGCAGCTTAACGGCTGCGGCGGCGTTCAATTTAACGATTCTCTGGACGCCATTTCGGAAGAGACGCTGGAAATTATGCAGCGTGCCAACGAAAAATCCGGCTGTACCAGCTATCTGCCGACGCTGATCACCAGCAGCGACGAATTTATGAAGCACAGCATCGAAGTGATGCGCGCTTATCTGAAAAAGCACCAGAACCAGGCGCTGGGTCTGCACCTTGAAGGGCCGTACCTTAGCCCGTTGAAAAAAGGCACCCATAACCCGGCGTTTATCCGCAAGCCAACCCAAGAGATGATCGACTATCTGTGTGCGAATGCCGATGTGATCACCAAGGTGACGCTGGCGCCGGAAATGGTAGAGCCGCACTTTATCAAGCAGCTGACCGACGCCGGTATCGTGGTGTCCGCCGGTCACTCGAATGCGACTTACGAACAGGCCCGCACCGGTTTTGCTGCCGGCATCACCTTCGCCACTCACCTGTATAACGCCATGCCGTATATCACCGGGCGCGAACCGGGGCTGATGGGGGCGATTTTCGACACGCCTGAAGTCTATACCGGCATTATCGCCGACGGCCATCACGTGGCCTGGGCGAGTATCCGTAACGCCAAACGCATGAAAGGTGATAAATTGGTGCTGGTCACCGACGCCACCGCCCCGGCGGGTGCCGATATTGACCAATTTATTTTCGCCGGTAAAACAATATACTATCGCGATGGGCTGTGCGTGGATGAGAACGGCACCCTGAGCGGATCTGCGCTGACCATGATTGACGCGTTGAAAAACAGCGTTGAACATGTCGGCATCGCGTTGGATGAAGCGCTGCGTATGGCAACACTCTATCCGGCGCGTGCTATCGGCGTAGACGATCGTTTAGGTACGATCGAAGCCGGTAAGGTGGCAAACCTGACTGCGTTTACCCGCGACTTTAGCATCACCAAAACGCTCGTTAACGGTAACGAGGTTTAA
- the nagB gene encoding glucosamine-6-phosphate deaminase: MRLIPLKDTAQVGKWAARHIVQRINAFKPTAERPFVLGLPTGGTPLEAYKHLIAMHKAGEVSFKHVVTFNMDEYVGLPQEHPESYHTFMYRNFFDHVDIPSENINLLNGNAPDVDAECRQYEAKIKSYGKINLFMGGVGIDGHIAFNEPASSLASRTRIKTLTEDTRIANSRFFGGDVSLVPKFALTVGVGTLLDAEEVMILVTGHAKAQALEAAVEGNINHMWTISCLQLHAKAVVVCDEPSTMELKVKTVKYFRELEAESVKSL; encoded by the coding sequence ATGAGACTTATCCCACTGAAAGATACTGCACAAGTCGGCAAATGGGCCGCACGCCATATCGTCCAGCGCATCAACGCATTCAAGCCTACTGCGGAGCGTCCATTTGTGCTCGGCCTGCCAACCGGCGGTACTCCGCTGGAAGCGTACAAACATCTGATTGCGATGCACAAAGCAGGTGAAGTAAGCTTTAAGCATGTGGTGACTTTCAACATGGATGAATACGTTGGCCTACCGCAGGAACACCCGGAAAGCTATCATACCTTCATGTACCGTAATTTCTTTGATCACGTTGATATCCCAAGCGAAAATATCAACCTGCTGAATGGTAATGCACCGGACGTTGACGCCGAGTGCCGCCAGTACGAAGCGAAAATCAAATCCTACGGCAAGATCAACCTGTTCATGGGTGGCGTTGGCATCGACGGTCATATTGCGTTTAACGAGCCGGCTTCATCTCTGGCATCGCGCACTCGCATCAAAACCCTGACCGAAGATACCCGTATCGCCAACTCCCGCTTCTTTGGCGGCGACGTTAGCCTGGTACCGAAGTTTGCACTGACCGTGGGCGTGGGCACGCTGCTCGACGCAGAGGAAGTGATGATTCTGGTCACCGGGCACGCCAAGGCTCAGGCGCTGGAAGCCGCTGTGGAAGGCAACATCAACCACATGTGGACCATCAGCTGCCTGCAGCTGCATGCCAAGGCCGTTGTGGTGTGCGATGAGCCATCCACCATGGAGCTGAAAGTCAAAACCGTTAAGTATTTCCGCGAATTAGAAGCGGAAAGCGTGAAGAGTCTTTAA
- the nagE gene encoding PTS N-acetyl glucosamine transporter subunit IIABC, producing the protein MNILGFFQRLGRSLQLPIAVLPVAALLLRFGQPDLLNISFIAQAGGSIFDNLALIFAIGVAATWSKDNAGSAALAGAVGYFILTKAMVTINPAINMGVLAGIITGLVGGAVYNRWSGIKLPEFLSFFGGKRFVPIATGFFCLILAAIFGYIWPPVQNAIHAGGEWIVSMGAVGSGIFGFVNRLLIPTGLHQVLNTIAWFQIGEFTNAAGTIFHGDINRFYAGDGTAGMFMSGFFPIMMFGLPGAALAMYFAAPKERRPMVGGMLLSVALTAFLTGVTEPLEFLFMFLAPLLYLVHAILTGISLFVATLLGIHAGFSFSAGAIDYVLMYNLPAASKNVWMLVLMGLVAFAVYFVLFSVIIRAFNLKTPGREDASDDIVAPEANSNTDEGLRALSRSYIGAIGGSDNLTGIDACITRLRLSVKDSSKVLDASCKRLGASGVVKLNKQTVQVIVGSKAEAIADGMRAVIAAGPVPAAEVAPAAGVTAVKSQAVPNAPKVAFESLVAPVTGEVVALDQVPDEAFASKAVGDGLAIRPTDKTVVAPADGTIVKIFNTNHAFCLETDKGAEIVVHMGIDTVALNGQGFKRLVEEGAEVKAGQPILELDLDFLNANARSMISPVVVSNADDYAGLSALATGSVVAGQTKLFEIQK; encoded by the coding sequence GTGAACATACTCGGCTTTTTCCAAAGATTGGGCAGGTCGTTGCAACTGCCAATCGCAGTACTGCCCGTGGCGGCGCTTTTGCTCCGCTTCGGCCAGCCCGACTTACTCAATATTTCGTTCATCGCACAGGCCGGTGGATCAATCTTTGATAATTTGGCGTTGATTTTCGCTATCGGTGTGGCAGCAACCTGGTCGAAAGACAATGCCGGTTCAGCCGCACTGGCGGGTGCGGTAGGTTACTTCATCCTGACCAAAGCGATGGTCACCATCAACCCGGCGATCAATATGGGCGTGCTGGCCGGTATTATTACCGGTCTGGTGGGCGGTGCGGTTTATAACCGCTGGTCCGGCATCAAACTGCCTGAGTTCCTTTCCTTCTTCGGCGGTAAACGCTTCGTTCCTATCGCCACCGGCTTTTTCTGTTTAATCCTTGCGGCGATCTTTGGTTATATCTGGCCACCGGTTCAGAATGCCATCCACGCCGGCGGTGAATGGATTGTGTCCATGGGCGCGGTGGGTTCCGGCATCTTCGGTTTCGTTAACCGTCTGCTGATCCCAACCGGCTTGCATCAGGTATTGAACACCATCGCCTGGTTCCAGATTGGTGAATTCACCAATGCCGCGGGCACCATCTTCCACGGTGACATCAACCGCTTCTACGCGGGCGACGGCACTGCCGGGATGTTCATGTCCGGCTTCTTCCCAATCATGATGTTCGGTTTGCCGGGTGCGGCACTGGCCATGTATTTCGCTGCGCCGAAAGAGCGTCGCCCAATGGTTGGCGGTATGTTGCTGTCTGTGGCACTGACCGCGTTCCTGACCGGCGTGACCGAGCCGCTTGAATTCCTGTTCATGTTCCTGGCTCCGCTGCTGTATCTGGTCCATGCCATTTTGACCGGTATCAGCCTGTTTGTAGCTACCCTGCTGGGTATTCATGCCGGCTTCTCCTTCTCTGCAGGCGCCATCGACTATGTGTTGATGTACAACCTGCCGGCCGCCAGTAAAAACGTCTGGATGCTGGTCCTGATGGGTCTGGTCGCCTTCGCGGTCTACTTCGTTCTGTTCTCCGTCATTATCCGTGCGTTCAACCTGAAAACGCCGGGTCGCGAAGATGCGTCTGACGATATCGTCGCACCGGAAGCCAACAGCAATACCGATGAAGGTCTGCGCGCTCTGTCTCGTAGCTATATCGGTGCCATCGGCGGTTCAGACAACCTGACCGGCATTGATGCCTGCATTACCCGTCTGCGTCTGAGCGTGAAAGATTCTTCGAAAGTGCTCGATGCAAGCTGCAAACGTCTGGGTGCTTCCGGCGTGGTGAAACTGAACAAGCAAACCGTTCAGGTGATTGTGGGTTCTAAAGCGGAAGCCATTGCCGACGGCATGCGTGCGGTTATTGCAGCCGGCCCGGTTCCTGCGGCAGAAGTGGCACCGGCAGCCGGTGTGACCGCAGTTAAATCACAGGCGGTGCCTAACGCGCCGAAAGTGGCCTTCGAGTCGCTGGTGGCTCCGGTCACCGGTGAAGTGGTGGCGCTGGATCAGGTGCCTGACGAAGCCTTTGCCAGCAAAGCGGTAGGCGACGGTTTGGCGATTCGCCCAACGGATAAAACCGTCGTGGCGCCAGCTGACGGCACCATCGTGAAAATCTTCAACACCAACCACGCCTTCTGCCTGGAAACGGACAAGGGGGCGGAGATTGTGGTGCACATGGGCATCGATACCGTGGCATTGAACGGTCAGGGCTTCAAACGCCTGGTTGAAGAGGGCGCTGAGGTGAAAGCCGGCCAGCCAATCCTTGAACTGGATCTGGACTTCCTGAACGCCAACGCCCGCTCGATGATAAGCCCGGTAGTGGTCAGCAACGCTGACGATTACGCCGGTCTGTCGGCGCTGGCGACCGGTTCTGTGGTCGCAGGCCAGACCAAACTGTTTGAGATCCAAAAGTAA